Proteins from one Romboutsia sp. CE17 genomic window:
- a CDS encoding N-acetylmuramoyl-L-alanine amidase family protein yields MNKRKTKRKLKPQVRILIGIIGIGLIIGAFDLIESTYRSVKNINIDNRKVVVIDMGHGGKDQGTQSLNKKIIEKDITLNIGNKVIDKLKNDENIKVVATRDSDKFISLQERNKIAEQNDAELFISIHANASGDSLQSAQGIETFYWSDDDDSYKVAQLIHDNMIKNTKAYDRGIKKGNYQVLRDANYPAILIETGFLTNYLESINLSNNNYQSQIANAIVYGIKEYFKEK; encoded by the coding sequence ATGAATAAAAGAAAAACAAAAAGAAAATTAAAACCACAAGTTAGGATTTTAATAGGAATTATAGGAATAGGTTTAATAATTGGAGCATTTGATCTTATAGAAAGTACATATAGAAGCGTAAAAAATATAAATATAGATAATAGAAAAGTAGTAGTTATTGATATGGGTCATGGAGGTAAAGATCAAGGGACTCAAAGTTTAAATAAGAAGATAATAGAAAAAGATATAACTCTAAATATTGGAAATAAAGTAATTGATAAATTAAAAAATGATGAAAATATAAAAGTAGTAGCAACTAGAGATAGTGATAAATTTATATCATTACAAGAAAGGAATAAAATTGCTGAGCAAAATGATGCTGAATTATTTATTTCAATACATGCAAATGCATCAGGAGATAGTCTTCAAAGTGCACAAGGAATTGAAACTTTTTATTGGAGTGATGATGATGACTCATACAAGGTTGCACAATTGATACATGATAATATGATAAAGAATACAAAAGCCTATGATAGAGGTATAAAAAAAGGGAATTATCAAGTTTTAAGGGATGCTAATTATCCAGCAATATTGATAGAAACTGGTTTTCTAACAAATTACTTAGAATCCATTAATTTATCAAATAATAATTATCAATCTCAAATTGCTAATGCAATTGTATATGGAATAAAAGAATATTTTAAAGAAAAATAA
- the rseP gene encoding RIP metalloprotease RseP has product MTIIVALLVFSIIVFIHELGHFTFAKMNGVKVHEFSIGMGPKIYSIKKDTEYSIRLLPLGGFVSMEGEDEESSDPRSFGAKSILQRASIIFAGPFFNIIFTIILFIPIFIFIGSQTTTLGGVTENGPAYSAGVKVGDTIEAIDGKKVNSWQDVIQSLNESDGSDVKLSIDRNGQNKEISVTPKKGEDGRYVIGIETKVERNILTSIKNAFTTTYDMTVQMITFVGQLFTGTVPGGVGNSVSGPLGVISIVSEAAKMGIVNIMYIAAVLSLNLGIINLVPFPALDGGRLFMLAIEAIRGGKKLDPNKEAMINMVGLGALMIFMVFITYKDILRLF; this is encoded by the coding sequence CTTATTAGTATTTAGTATAATAGTATTTATACATGAATTAGGGCATTTTACTTTTGCTAAAATGAATGGTGTAAAAGTACATGAATTTTCAATAGGTATGGGACCTAAAATATATAGCATAAAAAAAGATACTGAATACTCAATAAGATTATTACCCTTAGGTGGATTTGTAAGTATGGAAGGAGAAGATGAGGAGTCAAGTGACCCTAGATCTTTTGGAGCAAAAAGCATACTTCAAAGAGCAAGTATAATATTTGCTGGACCATTTTTTAATATAATATTTACAATAATTTTATTTATACCAATATTTATATTTATAGGTAGTCAAACTACAACATTAGGTGGGGTAACAGAAAATGGCCCTGCATATAGTGCAGGTGTAAAAGTAGGAGATACTATAGAGGCTATAGATGGTAAAAAAGTAAATAGCTGGCAAGATGTAATTCAAAGCTTGAACGAATCTGATGGAAGTGATGTTAAGCTTTCTATAGATAGAAATGGTCAGAATAAAGAAATAAGTGTAACTCCTAAAAAAGGTGAAGATGGTAGATATGTAATAGGAATAGAAACTAAAGTAGAAAGAAATATATTAACTTCTATTAAAAATGCATTTACCACGACTTATGATATGACAGTACAAATGATAACATTTGTTGGCCAATTATTTACAGGAACTGTTCCAGGTGGAGTTGGTAATTCTGTATCAGGTCCTCTAGGAGTTATAAGTATAGTTTCAGAAGCGGCTAAAATGGGTATAGTTAATATAATGTATATAGCTGCTGTACTAAGTTTAAACTTAGGTATAATAAATTTAGTACCATTCCCAGCGTTAGATGGTGGTAGATTATTTATGTTAGCTATAGAGGCAATAAGAGGTGGTAAAAAACTTGATCCAAATAAAGAAGCTATGATTAATATGGTAGGTCTTGGAGCCTTAATGATATTCATGGTATTTATAACTTATAAGGATATATTAAGATTATTTTAA
- the ispG gene encoding flavodoxin-dependent (E)-4-hydroxy-3-methylbut-2-enyl-diphosphate synthase, with protein sequence MSYNRRISREVSVGNVKIGGNNPISVQSMTTTDTRDANSTIAQIKKLEAVGCDIVRVAVPDMEAAKSIGKIKAEVNIPVIADIHFDYRLALEAIEQGVDGVRINPGNIGSIEKVKAVVEKCKERNLKIRIGVNGGSLEKELLEKYGSATPEALVESALGHVKILEDLDFHNIVISLKSSDIYKTLDAYEIISKKVDYPLHIGITESGSIKKGTIKSSIGVGALLLKGIGDTLRISLTGDPTEEIIVGKEILRSLDLLNDKIKVVSCPTCGRCNIDLINTVNEVEKKISDIEKNITVAIMGCAVNGPGEARDADIGIAGGKGEGLLFKKGEIVRKIKGDRLVEELLEEIQKY encoded by the coding sequence ATGAGTTACAATAGAAGAATTAGTAGAGAAGTTAGCGTAGGAAATGTTAAAATAGGGGGAAATAACCCTATAAGTGTTCAATCTATGACTACAACAGATACAAGAGATGCTAATAGTACTATAGCTCAAATAAAGAAGCTAGAGGCTGTAGGTTGTGATATAGTTAGAGTGGCAGTACCTGATATGGAAGCTGCAAAGAGCATAGGTAAAATAAAAGCTGAAGTGAATATACCAGTTATTGCTGATATACACTTTGATTATAGATTAGCATTAGAAGCTATAGAACAAGGTGTAGATGGAGTAAGAATAAACCCAGGTAATATAGGAAGTATAGAAAAAGTTAAAGCTGTAGTTGAAAAATGTAAAGAAAGAAATTTAAAAATAAGAATCGGGGTTAATGGTGGTTCCCTAGAAAAAGAACTCTTAGAAAAATACGGATCAGCAACACCAGAAGCTTTAGTAGAAAGTGCACTAGGTCATGTAAAGATATTAGAGGACTTAGATTTTCATAACATAGTTATATCTTTAAAGTCATCTGATATATATAAGACATTAGATGCTTATGAGATTATATCTAAAAAAGTTGATTATCCACTTCATATAGGAATAACAGAATCAGGAAGTATTAAAAAAGGAACTATAAAATCATCTATAGGCGTAGGTGCATTACTTTTAAAAGGGATAGGAGATACTCTAAGAATATCTCTAACAGGTGACCCTACAGAGGAAATAATAGTAGGGAAAGAAATATTAAGAAGTTTAGATTTGCTAAATGACAAGATAAAAGTAGTATCTTGTCCTACGTGTGGAAGGTGTAATATAGACTTAATAAATACTGTAAATGAAGTCGAGAAAAAGATAAGCGATATAGAAAAAAATATAACTGTAGCAATAATGGGGTGTGCAGTCAATGGACCTGGAGAAGCTAGAGATGCTGATATTGGCATAGCTGGTGGGAAAGGTGAAGGACTTTTATTTAAAAAAGGAGAAATAGTTCGCAAAATAAAAGGTGACCGATTAGTTGAAGAACTATTAGAAGAAATTCAAAAATATTAA